One Arachis duranensis cultivar V14167 unplaced genomic scaffold, aradu.V14167.gnm2.J7QH unplaced_Scaffold_134752, whole genome shotgun sequence genomic window, CTGATAAATACAGTGAACAGGGATAAATCGAACCGCATGAACAATACCAGAAAGGTAGTTTGGGAAGTACACTTGTATTCTATAAAAAACCATACACATCAGACCTTAATTTGCAATGCCTGACGTATTAAATTTTCTGCCCTCATTTTATGAGTCCATATTATCTCAGGAGTGTCAGAATCTGATACCATTGCAGCAGCAAATGCTGCTGGACCACTGCGCTTCAATACATACAACAAAGATTCAGGAAGAAGTCCACCAAGAACACTGCGTTTTGCCAAAGGCAATGAAGCTGAAACCGCAGCCTCTTCGCCACCATGAAATCCTTGGTGGACAAGGGTGACGGTAAAGAGTTGCCCAATTGAAAGTAGATTAGATCCTGGATAGGCCAGTGCAAAATAAAATGCACTGGTGCTGTATAGACGTATCATGGCCTTGGGATTCCTGGTAACAATAGCCTTCAACAATGCAGCAGCTGCCTCAACAATACTTGGTTCCCCAGAGAGAATGGCCTGAATTCATAAAACAACCCACCCCCCAACACACACAACNNNNNNNNNNNNNNNNNNNNNNNNNNNNNNNNNNNNNNNNNNNNNNNNNNNNNNNNNNNNNNNNNNNNNNNNNNNNNNNNNNNNNNNNNNNNNNNNNNNNNNNNNNNNNNNNNNNNNNNNNNNNNNNNNNNNNNNNNNNNNNNNNNNNNNNNNNNNNNNNNNNNNNNNNNNNNNNNNNNNNNNNNNNNNNNNNNNNNNNNNNNNNNNNNNNNNNNNNNNNNNNNNNNNNNNNNNNNNNNNNNNNNNNNNNNNNNNNNNNNNNNNNNNNNNNNNNNNNNNNNNNNNNNNNNNNNNNNNNNNNNNNNNNNNNNNNNNNNNNNNNNNNNNNNNNNNNNNNNNNNNNNNNNNNNNNNNNNNNNNNNNNNNNNNNNNNNNNNNNNNNNNNNNNNNNNNNNNNNNNNNNNNNNNNNNNNNNNNNNNNNNNNNNNNNNNNNNNNNNNNNNNNNNNNNNNNNNNNNNNNNNNNNNNNNNNNNNNNNNNNNNNNNNNNNNNNNNNNNNNNNNNNNNNNNNNNNNNNNNNNNNNNNNNNNNNNNNNNNNNNNNNNNNNNNNNNNNNNNNNNNNNNNNNNNNNNNNNNNNNNNNNNNNNNNNNNNNNNNNNNNNNNNNNNNNNNNNNNNNNNNNNNNNNNNNNNNNNNNNNNNNNNNNNNNNNNNNNNNNNNNNNNNNNNNNNNNNNNNNNNNNNNNNNNNNNNNNNNNNNNNNNNNNNNNNNNNNNNNNNNNNNNNNNNNNNNNNNNNNNNNNNNNNNNNNNNNNNNNNNNNNNNNNNNNNNNNNNNNNNNNNNNNNNNNNNNNNNNNNNNNNNNNNNNNNNNNNNNNNNNNNNNNNNNNNNNNNNNNNNNNNNNNNNNNNNNNNNNNNNNNNNNNNNNNNNNNNNNNNNNNNNNNNNNNNNNNNNNNNNNNNNNNNNNNNNNNNNNNNNNNNNNNNNNNNNNNNNNNNNNNNNNNNNNNNNNNNNNNNNNNNNNNNNNNNNNNNNNNNNNNNNNNNNNNNNNNNNNNNNNNNNNNNNNNNNNNNNNNNNNNNNNNNNNNNNNNNNNNNNNNNNNNNNNNNNNNNNNNNNNNNNNNNNNNNNNNNNNNNNNNNNNNNNNNNNNNNNNNNNNNNNNNNNNNNNNNNNNNNNNNNNNNNNNNNNNNNNNNNNNNNNNNNNNNNNNNNNNNNNNNNNNNNNNNNNNNNNNNNNNNNNNNNNNNNNNNNNNNNNNNNNNNNNNNNNNNNNNNNNNNNNNNNNNNNNNNNNNNNNNNNNNNNNNNNNNNNNNNNNNNNNNNNNNNNNNNNNNNNNNNNNNNNNNNNNNNNNNNNNNNNNNNNNNNNNNNNNNNNNNNNNNNNNNNNNNNNNNNNNNNNNNNNNNNNNNNNNNNNNNNNNNNNNNNNNNNNNNNNNNNNNNNNNNNNNNNNNNNNNNNNNNNNNNNNNNNNNNNNNNNNNNNNNNNNNNNNNNNNNNNNNNNNNNNNNNNNNNNNNNNNNNNNNNNNNNNNNNNNNNNNNNNNNNNNNNNNNNNNNNNNNNNNNNNNNNNNNNNNNNNNNNNNNNNNNNNNNNNNNNNNNNNNN contains:
- the LOC110277414 gene encoding dnaJ homolog subfamily C GRV2 isoform X1, which encodes MIRLYSTSAFYFALAYPGSNLLSIGQLFTVTLVHQGFHGGEEAAVSASLPLAKRSVLGGLLPESLLYVLKRSGPAAFAAAMVSDSDTPEIIWTHKMRAENLIRQALQIKVLQHLGDFPQKLSQYCHVLYDYAPMPPVKYPELRDEMWCHHYY
- the LOC110277414 gene encoding dnaJ homolog subfamily C GRV2 isoform X2 — its product is MIRLYSTSAFYFALAYPGSNLLSIGQLFTVTLVHQGFHGGEEAAVSASLPLAKRSVLGGLLPESLLYVLKRSGPAAFAAAMVSDSDTPEIIWTHKMRAENLIRQVLQHLGDFPQKLSQYCHVLYDYAPMPPVKYPELRDEMWCHHYY